ATCAGCTCTCCATCAGAAGAGGGTGTCTGTGCCTTTGACGTGTCCACTCTGTAATTTCTACGATGAATCATCTCTTCACCTGCTTGTCCAATGCGACTTTGCAAGCCAGGTTTGGTCCTTCTCTAACTCTGGTTGGTTTCGGCCGCAGTGCTCTAGTTTTCTTGATTGGCTTGTGGCAGTTATGAGATTGTTTAATGATATGGATGTCTGTATGATTTTGGTTGTTTGTTGGGCTATCTGGAATAGCCGTAATTCTGTTATTTGGGCGAACAAATTTAAAACTCCTGCTGCGACTTGGTTTGCTGCGAAACGCACTCTAGGTGACTGGCAGAATGCTCAAGAGAAGAGAGAACAAGGTGCGAGAATTGCTAGGCCACGAATTTGGAAACCCCCTGATCTTGGGTGGataaaagtaaatattgatgCTGCTACGAACGTGGATGACGCGTTTACAGGTGTGGCATTTGTTGCTCGGGATGAACATGGCAGGTTCGTAGCTGCTAGGAATAGCCGAATTGTTGGTCTCTTCTCTCCTAGAGTGGCTGAAGCTATTGCTTTCAAAGAAGCTCTTAGTTGGATTCAAGCTGAAGGTTGGACACATGTGTGCTGTGAAGGTGATTCTTTGGATGTTGTTCATGCGATTGAGTCTGCTTTTTTGCTGGATTTAACGTCTTTCGGTGCTGTTATTAATGATATCAAAActcttgtaaggtc
This sequence is a window from Manihot esculenta cultivar AM560-2 chromosome 4, M.esculenta_v8, whole genome shotgun sequence. Protein-coding genes within it:
- the LOC122723503 gene encoding uncharacterized protein LOC122723503 — protein: MNHLFTCLSNATLQASRNSVIWANKFKTPAATWFAAKRTLGDWQNAQEKREQGARIARPRIWKPPDLGWIKVNIDAATNVDDAFTGVAFVARDEHGRFVAARNSRIVGLFSPRVAEAIAFKEALSWIQAEGWTHVCCEGDSLDVVHAIESAFLLDLTSFGAVINDIKTLVRSWRGNCGVAAVPRTANSAAHCLAQATRNPVSVGAWRGVPPNFLNVVLLADLN